In Candidatus Acidiferrales bacterium, the sequence TGGCGTGCTTGATGGTTCGAATGACGCCGGTTGCGACCGAAGCACGCAAAAGACCTGTCTTTTTCCACTCCCGGATGAGAAAGTCGCCGTACAGGATCCGCTCGGTATTGCTGGTGATGGCTGAGATAATCATTTCTTGGCGATTCCTGTGGTATTTGTCCGAACTCAAGACCAGAGCCGGGCGGCGCTTGGCGCCAGATTCATCCGAGAAAACAAACGGCACCAGGATCACATCGCCGCGCCTACAAGCGATCATATTCGGCATCCTTGTCGTTGTCCCAGAGTTCTGCCAAGACGGGGTCGGATCTCGCCGTCATCGCCAGGAGGCCTTTCTCGCCGCCCAGTTCTTCAAGGTCATTTTTCAGCCTCTCCTTGACAGCATCCACGACGTAGTCGGTAATCGATAACTCGCGGGCGGAGGCGACAATACGGATGCGCCGCCGCAAAGCGGGGGTAACGTCAATGCTGAGCCTGGCCCGGTTGCTTTTGCGCGTACCCATAGCTTGCCATCGTAGCCGCGATGCGTTTTTGTGTCAATACGTATTGGCGGAACGAAACCGACCCCATGTCCCGATGAAGCGACAGAGTTTCCACACCTTGATGCGCAACGACTATGGGGGGGTGGCGGAGGTGGTACAGCATCCAGTAAACCACCACCCCGGTGACAGAAACGTAAAGCCAGAGGGGCAGCGTCCACCGGGCAATGCGAACGTGTTTGTCGAAGCGGCCCTTCAGGGCGCGGCGCAGATTTGCCTCCGCACAAGCGGCAATTCACTTATCCGCTGTTGGTTGCGGAGTCTCCACCAGCGACCGTAAATGGACGAGGTCGTTCTTGTCCGCAAGCACAAGCATCGTGTCGCCCGCTTCAAGGGACGTTCCTCCGCTTGGAACGATGAATTCTTCTTTTCTGCTGATCAACACCACCAATGCCCCTTTGGGAAGTCCCAGCTCGAGGATGCGTTTGCCCACCACCAAGGAATTGCTCGGTACCTGGAGTTCCACCAAGTTGCTTTTAGTACTGCTTGTGGGAAGAAACTCCAAGGGATACTGCCGCTTGGCAGCCAGCGGGGCAGCAACCCCAAGCCACCGAGCGAACAGCGGGATCGAGGTTCCTTGTAGCAGTACGGAAGTCAAGACAATGAAAAAGACGAGGTTGAAAATCATGTCTGCTTTGGCGATTCCGGCGAGAAGCGGAAACGTTGCCAGGATAATCGGTGCGGCCCCGCGCAGCCCCACCCAGGAGATCATTGCCTTCTCTTTGAAACTCATCTTTATCGGGAGGAGAGAGACGAATACGCTCAGCGGACGGGCCAGCAGCATCAGAAACATCGCGACTAGCAAGCCGTCCCCGACAACGGGAACTAGGCGCGACGGGAAGACCAGCAGCCCAAGGGTCAGGAACATGGCAATCTGCATCAGCCAGGCAAGCCCGTCGTGGAAGCGCATCAGGCTTTTCTTGTGAATAAAGTCACTTTTCCCTGTAACCAGCCCAGCTACATACACCGCCAAAAACCCATTTCCTCCCACCGAGGTTGTTGCGCCGTAGGCGAGAAGAACGAAGGATAAGGTCAATACTGGATAGAGGCCTTCGGACTCCAGCCTCAGTCGGTTGACCAGGAAGATCATTCCTTTTCCGATTCCGTAACCCATGATGGCGCCAAGTGCCATTTGCACGAACAACTTCGGAACAAGATCGGCTGCCGTGGCCGTCGGGTTGGTCAAGAGGTGGATGAACCCGATGGTAAGAAAGACAGCCATGGGGTCATTACTGGCCGATTCCAGCTCGAGCAAGGGTTTCAACTGCCCTCTCAGGCTCACCCTCTTGGCTCGCAATACGGAGAAAACGGCTGCGGCGTCAGTTGACGAAACGACCGCACCCAGCAACAAGCCCTCCAGCAATGAAAAGTCGAGCACGATCCTGGCAAACCAGCCAACCAGCAGGGCGGTCAAGAAAACACCCAGGGTGGAAAGAGCAACACCT encodes:
- a CDS encoding type II toxin-antitoxin system PemK/MazF family toxin; this translates as MIACRRGDVILVPFVFSDESGAKRRPALVLSSDKYHRNRQEMIISAITSNTERILYGDFLIREWKKTGLLRASVATGVIRTIKHAMVERKLGRVTPAIMEGINSQLRKALQLP
- a CDS encoding potassium/proton antiporter, producing the protein MVPMEYILVGASVLLLLSVLASKASTRLGIPALLLFLLIGMLAGSDGPGGIYFDDPRLAQSMGVMALAFILFAGGLDTHWESVRPVVWRGVALSTLGVFLTALLVGWFARIVLDFSLLEGLLLGAVVSSTDAAAVFSVLRAKRVSLRGQLKPLLELESASNDPMAVFLTIGFIHLLTNPTATAADLVPKLFVQMALGAIMGYGIGKGMIFLVNRLRLESEGLYPVLTLSFVLLAYGATTSVGGNGFLAVYVAGLVTGKSDFIHKKSLMRFHDGLAWLMQIAMFLTLGLLVFPSRLVPVVGDGLLVAMFLMLLARPLSVFVSLLPIKMSFKEKAMISWVGLRGAAPIILATFPLLAGIAKADMIFNLVFFIVLTSVLLQGTSIPLFARWLGVAAPLAAKRQYPLEFLPTSSTKSNLVELQVPSNSLVVGKRILELGLPKGALVVLISRKEEFIVPSGGTSLEAGDTMLVLADKNDLVHLRSLVETPQPTADK